The Dethiosulfovibrio faecalis genome has a segment encoding these proteins:
- a CDS encoding tyrosine-protein phosphatase, with protein MKKARLNELLTAFVTLLYLRAVNFHTVSKGVLYRSAQLNLDRLSRYVEAHSIKSIVNLRGPQAGRRWYRREKEFSRSRGIVHADFDLSAIRKIPVQELDRILEFMRNAPKPILIHCYAGADRTGLIAALWRLAEDRDAPLHALNRQLCWMKGHFSTLHIGTNAMVRSFWDYVKYIQGDGPLRGRPLTD; from the coding sequence ATGAAGAAAGCCAGATTGAACGAATTGCTCACAGCCTTCGTTACCCTACTATACCTCAGAGCGGTCAATTTCCATACCGTCTCCAAGGGGGTTCTTTACCGATCGGCCCAACTCAACCTCGATCGGCTGTCCCGCTATGTCGAGGCCCACAGCATCAAGAGCATAGTGAACCTGAGAGGACCTCAGGCGGGAAGACGATGGTACCGCAGGGAAAAGGAATTCTCCCGATCCAGAGGAATAGTCCACGCCGACTTCGACCTTTCCGCGATAAGGAAGATCCCGGTCCAGGAGCTGGACCGCATACTGGAGTTCATGAGAAACGCCCCAAAACCGATACTCATACACTGTTACGCCGGAGCGGACCGCACGGGGTTGATAGCCGCTCTATGGCGTCTGGCCGAGGACAGGGACGCCCCCCTTCATGCACTTAACCGTCAGCTATGCTGGATGAAGGGTCACTTTTCCACACTTCACATAGGAACCAACGCCATGGTCCGATCGTTCTGGGATTACGTGAAATATATCCAAGGGGACGGCCCTCTGAGAGGTCGCCCTCTGACGGATTGA
- a CDS encoding MATE family efflux transporter — protein sequence MQGKRDLLGNAPIGRALLSLSLPSIAGLVLQTAYNLADTFFLSLWVGHHAVAALAVVFPMQLVIIALAQGIGIGGSSLIATELGAGNEKGAEEILGTMTMLISLGSAFIVALSLAFISPTLSFLGASEQTLPLAKDYGVIVLLGSPMLAFSIMANGIARAEGEAVMAMKTLAISAATNLVLDPILIRYLDLGVAGAAWATVIAQAGSASWMALYLGGKSSIKIRPRELKLRRPVATSIVSVGSSAFVRQGSASITAAVLNRVLLSMGGDPAVAAMGILNRISTFVTMPLYGLVQGMMPLISHNTGSGDQCRVLRTMDLSALWATAVCLAGALPLWAFPLAALSPFCSGETLEIAVAAAPYVALGMPPGGLQVVLSGSYQALSRGRDAFLLDLLRRIVLVVPAIYILSRIAGLKGVFMAIPISEVISGGLSILLFREVRRCSEKRCLLSSQDSI from the coding sequence TTGCAGGGAAAAAGGGATCTTCTCGGAAACGCCCCTATAGGACGGGCGTTGCTGTCTTTATCGTTGCCGTCGATAGCCGGGCTGGTGCTACAGACCGCCTACAACCTGGCGGACACCTTCTTCCTCTCTCTCTGGGTAGGGCATCACGCAGTCGCGGCTCTGGCGGTGGTCTTCCCCATGCAGCTCGTCATAATAGCCCTGGCCCAGGGAATCGGAATAGGCGGATCGTCTCTGATCGCCACGGAACTGGGTGCGGGGAACGAAAAAGGAGCCGAGGAGATCCTCGGCACCATGACGATGCTGATATCCCTCGGCTCCGCTTTTATCGTCGCACTGTCCCTCGCCTTCATCTCCCCCACACTTTCATTCCTGGGAGCCAGCGAACAGACCCTTCCACTGGCAAAGGACTACGGCGTCATAGTCCTCCTGGGCAGTCCCATGCTTGCCTTCTCCATAATGGCCAACGGCATAGCCAGAGCGGAGGGAGAGGCGGTCATGGCCATGAAGACCCTGGCCATATCGGCCGCCACCAACCTGGTGCTCGACCCCATCCTGATAAGATATCTCGACCTCGGAGTCGCAGGCGCCGCCTGGGCCACCGTGATCGCTCAGGCGGGATCGGCGTCCTGGATGGCCCTGTACCTCGGGGGTAAAAGCTCTATCAAGATCAGGCCGAGAGAACTGAAGCTGAGAAGACCGGTGGCGACCTCCATAGTATCGGTTGGATCGTCGGCCTTCGTCAGACAGGGATCGGCCAGCATCACGGCGGCGGTACTAAACAGGGTTCTGCTGTCCATGGGGGGAGATCCGGCAGTAGCCGCCATGGGCATACTGAACAGGATATCCACCTTCGTCACCATGCCTCTGTACGGACTGGTACAGGGCATGATGCCCCTGATAAGTCACAACACCGGCTCGGGCGACCAGTGTCGGGTTCTGCGGACCATGGACCTCTCGGCCCTCTGGGCCACAGCCGTATGTCTGGCGGGAGCCCTGCCCCTATGGGCCTTTCCGCTCGCTGCCCTGTCGCCTTTTTGTTCCGGCGAGACCCTTGAAATAGCCGTCGCGGCGGCCCCCTACGTGGCCTTGGGGATGCCCCCGGGGGGATTACAGGTCGTCCTTTCCGGATCCTACCAGGCGCTTTCCAGAGGCAGAGACGCCTTCCTCCTGGACCTGCTCAGGAGGATCGTTCTGGTGGTCCCGGCGATATATATACTCTCCCGCATAGCCGGACTAAAGGGGGTATTCATGGCGATACCGATCTCCGAGGTGATATCCGGAGGGCTCTCCATTCTGCTGTTCCGAGAGGTCCGTAGGTGCTCGGAGAAAAGATGCCTCCTGTCCTCTCAGGACAGTATATAG
- a CDS encoding Ig-like domain-containing alpha-2-macroglobulin family protein, with amino-acid sequence MRRALMVLYLSLLVFSSSVAFGADDFTVRSFTPRGEVSGRPEIKVVFSSPVVPDTLLGKILPADQTFLDFSPSLSGRAVWDDPQTLLFTPDEPLSRATSYRATVDPVRDLSGRLLAGTQSFSFNTPPLRLLSARQVSITPYGEMSVELRFSMPVPPKRLLGFLSGRSDGNSVRLRPQGEVPSDRITVASERIPGDSLTVVVEKGLTSDEGPLGLEKTEKVTLKPSSSVKITGTYTEAETVDRGKIVIYTSRPVDPGDVKGYVSVSPERSFRVESTYGGFALVGEFPPRERIVLSLKKGLGGGDGLVADERRTFIMPDVSRSVRFPVAGTFLTPFDDPRVAVETVNVDRLRLRGWKLYPNNVPVAMGVLDGGSELSTSLTRRLEDWELPIDNRVNETIRGAVDLEAYLGQSRGVFMLEASDEDSGWTRARQLVTLTDLGLSARVYDDGLMVWLDGLSTGKPVEGAEISVYSSSNQLLAEGVTDGDGIWSVVRDGDWDPQLLPSVVVARLDEDLTFLSLSGNLFADNGLDVSGAPWNETYEGQCLLPRGIFRPGESVQVTSVVRGPRMSLPGRFPLMWRLVDSLGYEMFRGRTELSSSGTATGSFDLPDAAPSGKYRFELFVPGDEGSPLADASFLVEDFTPPKIELGLNVPEGPLASGGTMDLSFRADYLFGAPAGGLSWEAKAFSRESVYRSERFPDFSFGDGEVSYEGGEIYLGGGDLDGSGEGRLSWTVPDDWRTPPMIDLAVSLNVMEAGGRWVTRTEIVPCALNPVQIGVRFPEGDVLPDEPVQLKIAAVNPKDEPIRSGEISWTLFSLVDRPVLVRDDGRTRMRWEEERSEVASGKAELKDGLADLTVVPEGDGRYLLTFSGKGGSTGSIRFDAWTPWGGTSRKAVLPGKVELTLDKESYSFGDRAVLSYSAPFTGTGLFTFEADGIIERKIVDVSEPEGRIEFVPSSEAWPNGWCTFQIVRPVSDKDEWGSHRALGVVPVKMNPGYRASVSLDVPEKAEPGGILNLSVETRDEDGKAISGDLWVALVDKGILGLTGHETPDPWEAFTARRALASRASDLYDELMPIESRETPLLHPAGGDGAEARAAFGVNLSPVRARGFRVLSMVKTVASEGGKVDLSFDLPEFSGGARVMAVFSGSSVGSAHTDLSISRPITVDPTVPDALAPGDMVLVPVQLISTAKEDLKLHMDMKAEGSLSLEGAVSDDLVLSAGESSVVYLKVRGSDRAGTGSLSVRLLGDGMDFSVRRDTVVRPPMPRITVSGSEALDKGVFEMPEKGRWFPGTLRASLYLSGAPNADLMPVVQFLDRYPYGCLEQTVSALWPSVTLGDMADRIGLSISVPDRIARLQTMQLYDGSFSYWPEGEVDRWGSLYAAHLLASMAEEEVPLSMMHRTEGYLRSVLSESSESAFDLSRKAYAAYVMSLSDQPPLGWMAWLSERIGEMDSAGRYLLAGAYGLAGKRDLGLKLLGGADLSGSDRYGSAVRDMALRLLAMEELAPGSSDEAFLAAQLSKAIEAGDLSTHEAGLAVLTLGRFSRRSDVKPFFAEVTGGDDVFKMAAGDELALSSDSFVSWRVDNAGPGRLFCGWSLSGVPLDPVEPFDKGISVRRTLRNADGEPIDGDEPLSLGDEVVLSIEATPTGKVKDLVVVDMLPGCLEVWKTPSGFVSGGSSVRRDVRFDRVLFFPSSVEKTLKLEYRCRVTARGDFLWPPVYAEGMYDSSIRSVSGGGRLSVR; translated from the coding sequence ATGAGAAGGGCTCTGATGGTTCTTTATCTGTCCCTGTTGGTTTTTTCGTCGTCCGTAGCTTTCGGAGCGGATGATTTCACGGTCCGTAGTTTTACGCCTCGAGGGGAGGTCTCGGGAAGACCGGAGATCAAGGTGGTCTTTTCCTCTCCCGTGGTTCCCGATACGTTGCTTGGGAAGATACTGCCGGCGGACCAGACTTTCCTGGATTTCTCTCCGTCCCTGTCCGGCAGGGCCGTGTGGGACGATCCCCAGACCTTGCTGTTTACCCCGGACGAACCCCTATCCCGAGCGACCTCCTACAGGGCCACGGTCGATCCGGTCAGGGACCTGTCCGGTCGGTTGCTGGCCGGAACCCAGAGCTTTTCCTTCAACACCCCTCCTCTCAGACTTCTGTCGGCGAGGCAGGTGTCCATAACCCCTTACGGGGAGATGTCGGTGGAGCTTCGGTTTTCCATGCCGGTGCCTCCCAAGAGGCTCCTCGGCTTCCTCTCCGGGAGGTCCGATGGCAACTCGGTGAGGCTACGTCCCCAGGGAGAGGTTCCCTCGGATAGGATAACCGTAGCGTCCGAAAGGATACCCGGCGACAGCCTTACCGTGGTGGTCGAGAAGGGGCTTACCTCCGACGAGGGTCCTCTCGGACTTGAGAAGACCGAAAAGGTCACCTTGAAACCCTCGTCGTCCGTAAAGATAACGGGAACCTATACCGAGGCGGAGACGGTCGACAGAGGCAAGATAGTGATCTATACCTCCAGGCCGGTGGATCCCGGAGACGTAAAGGGATATGTCTCCGTCTCTCCCGAGAGGTCCTTCCGGGTGGAGTCGACCTACGGCGGCTTCGCCTTGGTAGGTGAGTTCCCCCCGAGGGAGAGAATAGTCCTGTCCCTTAAAAAGGGACTAGGCGGCGGAGACGGACTCGTGGCCGACGAGAGGCGGACCTTCATCATGCCCGACGTGTCTCGGTCGGTCCGTTTTCCCGTCGCCGGGACGTTCCTGACTCCGTTCGACGATCCCAGGGTAGCTGTGGAGACGGTGAACGTCGACAGGCTGAGACTTCGGGGATGGAAGCTCTACCCCAACAACGTGCCGGTCGCGATGGGAGTCCTGGACGGAGGGTCGGAGCTTTCCACATCCCTGACGAGACGCCTGGAGGACTGGGAGCTCCCGATCGATAACAGGGTTAACGAGACGATACGAGGCGCGGTGGATCTGGAGGCCTATCTCGGCCAGTCCAGGGGGGTCTTCATGCTGGAGGCCTCCGACGAGGACTCCGGATGGACCAGGGCCAGACAGCTGGTTACGCTGACGGACCTAGGTCTTTCCGCCAGGGTCTACGACGACGGCCTGATGGTATGGCTCGACGGGCTGTCCACGGGCAAACCGGTCGAGGGGGCGGAGATATCGGTGTACTCCTCCAGTAACCAGCTTTTGGCGGAGGGAGTCACGGATGGAGACGGAATCTGGTCCGTCGTCCGCGACGGCGACTGGGATCCTCAGCTTCTCCCGTCGGTGGTGGTGGCCCGGCTCGACGAAGACCTGACCTTTCTCTCCCTGTCGGGCAACCTGTTCGCAGACAACGGTCTGGACGTGTCAGGCGCCCCCTGGAACGAGACCTACGAGGGACAATGTCTGCTGCCCCGGGGGATCTTCCGCCCGGGCGAGTCGGTCCAGGTTACCTCGGTGGTGAGAGGCCCCAGGATGTCCCTGCCGGGACGTTTCCCCCTGATGTGGCGATTGGTCGATTCCCTGGGATACGAGATGTTCCGTGGCAGGACCGAGCTGTCATCCTCCGGAACCGCCACGGGGTCCTTCGATCTGCCAGACGCAGCTCCCTCGGGAAAGTACCGCTTCGAGCTGTTCGTGCCGGGCGACGAAGGCTCTCCCCTCGCCGACGCTTCCTTCCTGGTGGAGGACTTCACTCCTCCCAAGATAGAGCTGGGGTTGAACGTCCCGGAGGGACCTCTTGCCTCCGGCGGAACCATGGACCTGTCCTTCCGGGCCGACTATCTTTTCGGAGCGCCAGCGGGCGGTCTTTCCTGGGAGGCCAAGGCCTTCTCCAGGGAATCGGTCTACCGTTCCGAGAGGTTCCCCGACTTCTCCTTCGGCGACGGCGAGGTCTCCTACGAGGGCGGAGAGATCTACCTCGGAGGCGGCGATCTGGACGGCTCCGGAGAGGGGCGCCTTTCCTGGACCGTTCCGGACGACTGGAGAACCCCTCCCATGATAGATCTGGCCGTGAGCCTAAACGTCATGGAGGCAGGCGGCCGCTGGGTTACCCGGACGGAAATCGTCCCATGCGCCTTGAATCCGGTGCAGATAGGGGTTAGATTTCCCGAGGGCGACGTCCTGCCTGACGAGCCGGTTCAGCTGAAAATAGCGGCCGTGAACCCTAAGGACGAGCCGATACGTTCCGGCGAGATATCCTGGACCCTCTTCTCCCTGGTGGATCGCCCTGTCCTCGTGCGGGACGACGGCAGGACCAGGATGAGATGGGAGGAGGAGAGGTCGGAGGTGGCCTCCGGGAAGGCCGAGTTAAAGGACGGCCTGGCCGATCTCACCGTGGTGCCGGAAGGGGATGGACGCTATCTGCTGACTTTCTCCGGGAAGGGAGGTTCCACCGGATCGATCAGATTCGACGCCTGGACCCCCTGGGGAGGAACGTCCAGAAAGGCGGTGCTTCCCGGGAAGGTCGAGCTGACCTTGGACAAGGAGAGCTATAGCTTCGGAGACAGAGCCGTCCTCAGCTACAGCGCTCCCTTTACCGGAACGGGGCTGTTCACCTTCGAGGCCGATGGAATTATAGAGCGGAAGATCGTAGACGTGTCCGAGCCGGAGGGACGGATCGAGTTCGTCCCGTCATCCGAGGCATGGCCGAACGGCTGGTGTACCTTCCAGATAGTGCGTCCCGTCTCCGATAAGGACGAATGGGGCTCCCACAGGGCTCTCGGGGTCGTGCCGGTAAAGATGAACCCCGGCTACAGGGCCTCCGTGTCCCTGGACGTGCCGGAAAAGGCGGAACCGGGCGGGATTCTGAATCTGTCGGTCGAGACAAGAGACGAAGATGGAAAAGCCATCTCGGGAGATCTCTGGGTAGCCCTGGTGGACAAGGGCATATTGGGGCTGACCGGTCACGAGACCCCCGATCCATGGGAGGCCTTCACCGCCAGAAGGGCACTGGCGTCCAGGGCCTCGGACCTTTACGACGAGCTGATGCCCATAGAGTCCAGGGAGACCCCTCTGCTTCATCCCGCCGGAGGTGACGGCGCCGAGGCCAGGGCCGCCTTCGGGGTAAATCTGTCTCCCGTCAGGGCCAGGGGATTCAGGGTCCTCTCTATGGTGAAGACGGTGGCCTCCGAGGGAGGGAAGGTCGATCTTTCCTTCGACCTTCCGGAGTTCTCCGGCGGGGCCAGGGTCATGGCGGTCTTCTCGGGTTCCTCTGTGGGGTCGGCCCATACGGACCTGTCCATATCCCGCCCGATCACCGTCGATCCGACCGTTCCGGACGCTCTGGCTCCGGGAGACATGGTACTGGTGCCGGTGCAGCTCATATCGACGGCGAAGGAGGACCTGAAGCTTCACATGGATATGAAAGCGGAGGGATCTCTGTCTCTGGAGGGAGCGGTCTCCGACGACCTGGTCCTTTCCGCCGGGGAGAGCTCGGTGGTCTACCTGAAGGTTCGCGGTTCCGATCGGGCCGGAACCGGTTCTCTGTCGGTACGGCTTCTCGGAGACGGAATGGACTTCTCCGTCCGCAGGGACACGGTGGTTCGACCTCCCATGCCCAGGATAACCGTTTCCGGAAGCGAGGCTCTCGATAAGGGCGTTTTCGAGATGCCGGAGAAGGGCAGATGGTTCCCCGGAACCCTGAGGGCCTCTCTGTATCTCTCCGGTGCGCCCAACGCCGATCTGATGCCTGTCGTCCAGTTTTTGGACCGCTATCCCTACGGATGCCTGGAGCAGACCGTGTCGGCCCTGTGGCCGTCGGTGACCCTCGGGGATATGGCCGACAGGATTGGACTGTCTATCTCCGTGCCGGACAGAATCGCTCGACTGCAGACCATGCAGCTCTACGACGGCAGTTTCTCCTACTGGCCGGAGGGAGAGGTGGACCGGTGGGGAAGCCTCTACGCAGCCCATCTGCTGGCCTCGATGGCCGAGGAAGAGGTGCCCCTGTCGATGATGCACAGGACCGAGGGATATCTACGGTCGGTTCTCTCCGAGAGCTCCGAGTCGGCTTTCGACCTTTCCCGAAAGGCCTATGCCGCCTATGTCATGTCCCTTTCCGATCAGCCCCCTCTGGGGTGGATGGCCTGGCTCTCGGAGCGTATAGGAGAGATGGATTCTGCCGGTAGGTACCTTCTGGCAGGAGCCTACGGCCTGGCGGGAAAGAGGGATCTGGGGCTCAAGCTGCTGGGAGGGGCGGACCTGTCCGGTTCCGATCGTTACGGTTCCGCCGTCAGGGATATGGCCCTTCGGCTTCTGGCCATGGAGGAGCTGGCACCCGGTTCGTCCGACGAGGCGTTTTTGGCCGCCCAGCTCTCCAAGGCGATAGAGGCCGGCGACCTCTCGACCCACGAGGCCGGTCTGGCGGTCCTCACCTTGGGCCGTTTTTCCCGGAGGAGCGACGTCAAGCCATTCTTCGCCGAGGTGACCGGTGGTGACGATGTCTTCAAGATGGCCGCCGGAGACGAGCTGGCCCTTTCCTCCGATTCCTTCGTGTCCTGGAGGGTGGATAACGCCGGACCGGGACGTCTGTTCTGCGGTTGGAGCCTTTCCGGCGTTCCTCTCGATCCGGTGGAGCCATTCGACAAGGGGATCTCGGTACGCCGTACCTTGAGGAACGCCGACGGAGAGCCGATCGACGGGGACGAGCCCCTCTCGTTGGGAGACGAGGTGGTCCTTTCCATAGAGGCTACCCCCACGGGAAAGGTGAAGGATCTGGTAGTCGTGGACATGCTTCCCGGATGTCTGGAGGTGTGGAAGACACCCTCGGGATTCGTCTCAGGAGGCTCCTCCGTGAGGCGAGACGTGCGTTTCGATCGGGTGCTGTTCTTCCCCTCGTCGGTGGAGAAGACCTTGAAACTGGAATATCGTTGCCGCGTCACGGCCAGAGGGGATTTCCTGTGGCCTCCGGTCTACGCGGAGGGAATGTACGATTCATCCATCAGGAGCGTGAGCGGCGGAGGCCGTCTCTCGGTCCGATAG